A window of Miscanthus floridulus cultivar M001 chromosome 12, ASM1932011v1, whole genome shotgun sequence genomic DNA:
ctaacGCTGAACTAACAAACAAGTTAGCTTTGTCTGTTCACCGTCAGGAAAATTTTGTTTAGCCCTTTcagttattttttaaaaaattctataGGTCTTTTGCAttctcctgtttttttttttttttttttttttttttttttgcaccatCAAGGAAATTTCGGTTTCTATTATTGAACTTTGAATACATCTTACTCATTCCTTACCCTCATATATTAGAAACTCATGTACTTACAACCAGACATTTTACAGATGTTGGTTACAGCGGGATGAGGAAATTATGCTGGACACAGCGACATGTGCAATGGCATTTCGTATTCTAAGGATGAACGGATACGATGTCTCTTCTGGTGTTTTTCTAGACCTAGAAAATTTTGACACTTTTAAGTTTTAATAACAGATGGATTTTAACTTTTGGCCCTTTCTCAACACACTTATCCGCATGAAAACATGGTGCAGATGAGCTGTATCATGTTGCTGAAGCATCCGTGTTCCAAAATTCACTTGGAGGATATTTGAATGATACAAGAACCTTGTTAGAATTACACAAGGCTTCTACAGTTGGTATCTCACAAGATGAATCTATCCTGGATACCATAGGCTCATGGTCAGGTACCTTACTGAGGGAACAGCTGGGGTCTGGTGGTGCACTAAGAACTCCACTCTTTAGAGAGGTATGCTTCAGTGATTTATTGTTCTTGTCACGTTTAGAATTTGGAAAGATTAGCTAACATGTTTAACGctattttttgtttgtttcttttCAGGTGGAACATACTCTAGACTGTCCCTTCTACACCACACTGGACCGTCTAGACCACAGGTGGACCATCGAAAATTTCAATGTTACAGGCCACCACATGCTAGAGACACCATACTTGTAAGTTCCCAATCCACAAAGTAAGGTTTCACTAAACCATTGTAATACAAATACTTGCATTGATGATACTAAATATTAATGTTGAAACAGGTCCAGTCGATATACTAGCAGAGAGATTCTAGCGTTGGGTATCCGAGACTTCAGTTCCTCTCAGTTTACTTACCAGCAAGAACTTCAGCAACTTGAAAGGTAAATAAGATTGTTACGCACTCCTGTCCTATGTCAAACCTACAACCATCAACAGTTTAGCTTATTTGTGGGTTGCAAATATGTTGCTGCAGCTGGGTGAAAGAGTGCAGGCTGGACCAACTACCATTTGCACGGCAGAAATTGGCATACTTCTACTTGTCTGCTGCTGGAACCATGTTCCCTCCTGAACTGTCTGATGCTCGCATTTTGTGGGCCAAAAATGGTGTGCTCACAACCGTTGTCGATGACTTCTTTGATGTTGGAGGATCAAAAGAAGAACTTGAAAACCTTGTCACGTTGGTTGAGATGTATGGTCCTCGTCCTTTTACCACGATGTCTTGTGCATCAGTGCATCATCATCCTTATTAAGAAATAGTGATGGTTTCTTATTATAATTTAACTTTCTATTTTCAATGGTTTTTATAGGTGGGACGAACATCACAAAATTGAGTTCTACTCGGAACAAGTAGAGATTGTATTTTCTTCAATTTACAACTCAGTTAACCAGCTTGgagcaaaggcttctttgctacAAGACCGCAATGTTACCAAACACCTAATACAAATAGTAAgttccagttttttttttttttccttttcagcTGAGTACTGACTAGTTTTGAATGGCTTGTGCAGTGGTTGGATTTGCTAAAGTCTATGATGACAGAGGTAGAGTGGCGGATGAGAAAATATGTTCCAACAGAGGAGGAATACATGAAAAATGCATCTTTGACATTCGCATTAGGCCCCATTGTACTGCCAGCATTGTATTTTGTTGGACCAAAGATCCCGGAGTCTGTCGTTAAAGATCCAGAATACAACGAGTTGTTCAGGCTAATGAGCACATGTGGCCGGCTCCTGAATGATGTTCAAACATTCGAGGTACATTACTGAGTTTCAACTCTCTTAAGCTTTCATGACAGACCTGTTGCACTCATGAAAGTAATAGTGCGATTCATTAGCATAGAAAATAATGGGTACTTGAGTTAGTTTTCATTCTCCAAGTGTTTCCTTATTTAATAGGTATATGAGCATGGTATACTAAATACTACTGTACCAATTAGTCTTGACTGGCACTCAGGAAGCCTTTTTATTGTAATCGAGAAAAAGGGAAGTCTTGTATATTGAAAATATGACACCAGCTGACACATAGTGATCAACTGATGTACTGTTGCAGAGGGAGTACGGCGAGGGCAAGCTGAACAGTGTTTCTCTCCTCGTTCTTCATGGTGGCTGCACATCCATATCAGAGGCTAGAAGGGAGTTACAGAAGCCCATAGACACATGCAGGAGAGACCTCCTAAGACTAGTTCTTGGTGAAGAAGGTGCTGTTCCTAGGCCCTGCAAGGAGTTGTTCTGGAAAATGTGCAAGGTGTGCTACTTCTTCTACTCAGGAACTGATGGGTTTAGCTCACCAGTGGAGAAGGCTAGAGAAGTGGATGCGGTGATCAATGAGCCACTAAAGCTCGAAGGGAGCCATGCATCGCTGCCTGTTGTGTGAGAGAAACCAAGCCTCGATGATGTTGTTCATTTGATTCAGTAGGTGTGTTTTTACTGTGAGATAGTTCGGTAGGTGACTGCATCATGTGGAGTAAATAAaagatcaggttttggcttgtGGTTCCTTCAAAATTAATGATGGATCACAAACAAGATTTGGGAATATACATGGTATAATATTACAAATCGTCCGTATGATACAGGGCCAATATTGAGATGAACACCACTGAATATTTTCGGAGAGCTTTGGTGGGGGATAAACTTGATGAATGGGAAGAGCTAGTAGCCAAGATCACTCATATCAATTGACCTAATGAGAGTGATTTGTTTATTTGGAACTTACATAGCAATGGTCAATTTAAGGTCCACTCTATGTATCTTCACATGATAAATCAGAATACACCCTTCTCTCATAAATtgatttggaagttaaaaattcCTTTAAAAATTAAGA
This region includes:
- the LOC136496751 gene encoding acyclic sesquiterpene synthase-like isoform X1; translation: MDKPVKQLTAAYLSLKGVSCRLCSGGHAQRVGSLLPCGRMTPTQPSTSSSTRPAPAVNGVVHVEKKPLEVAQERADNKQHAKTFSPGRSKQHDKGASETTIRQQLQQVDVLENMGISRHFAGEIKRVLDRTYRCWLQRDEEIMLDTATCAMAFRILRMNGYDVSSDELYHVAEASVFQNSLGGYLNDTRTLLELHKASTVGISQDESILDTIGSWSGTLLREQLGSGGALRTPLFREVEHTLDCPFYTTLDRLDHRWTIENFNVTGHHMLETPYLSSRYTSREILALGIRDFSSSQFTYQQELQQLESWVKECRLDQLPFARQKLAYFYLSAAGTMFPPELSDARILWAKNGVLTTVVDDFFDVGGSKEELENLVTLVEMWDEHHKIEFYSEQVEIVFSSIYNSVNQLGAKASLLQDRNVTKHLIQIWLDLLKSMMTEVEWRMRKYVPTEEEYMKNASLTFALGPIVLPALYFVGPKIPESVVKDPEYNELFRLMSTCGRLLNDVQTFEREYGEGKLNSVSLLVLHGGCTSISEARRELQKPIDTCRRDLLRLVLGEEGAVPRPCKELFWKMCKVCYFFYSGTDGFSSPVEKAREVDAVINEPLKLEGSHASLPVV
- the LOC136496751 gene encoding acyclic sesquiterpene synthase-like isoform X3; its protein translation is MDKPVKQLTAAYLSLKGVSCRLCSGGHAQRVGSLLPCGRMTPTQPSTSSSTRPAPAVNGVVHVEKKPLEVAQERADNKQHAKTFSPGRSKQHDKGASETTIRQQLQQVDVLENMGISRHFAGEIKRVLDRTYRCWLQRDEEIMLDTATCAMAFRILRMNGYDVSSDELYHVAEASVFQNSLGGYLNDTRTLLELHKASTVGISQDESILDTIGSWSGTLLREQLGSGGALRTPLFREVEHTLDCPFYTTLDRLDHRWTIENFNVTGHHMLETPYLSSRYTSREILALGIRDFSSSQFTYQQELQQLESWVKECRLDQLPFARQKLAYFYLSAAGTMFPPELSDARILWAKNGVLTTVVDDFFDVGGSKEELENLVTLVEMWDEHHKIEFYSEQVEIVFSSIYNSVNQLGAKASLLQDRNVTKHLIQIWLDLLKSMMTEVEWRMRKYVPTEEEYMKNASLTFALGPIVLPALYFVGPKIPESVVKDPEYNELFRLMSTCGRLLNDVQTFEGNILATVLGTAAT
- the LOC136496751 gene encoding acyclic sesquiterpene synthase-like isoform X2, with translation MDKPVKQLTAAYLSLKGVSCRLCSGGHAQRVGSLLPCGRMTPTQPSTSSSTRPAPAVNGVVHVEKKPLEVAQERADNKQHAKTFSPGRSKQHDKGASETTIRQQLQQVDVLENMGISRHFAGEIKRVLDRTYRCWLQRDEEIMLDTATCAMAFRILRMNGYDVSSDELYHVAEASVFQNSLGGYLNDTRTLLELHKASTVGISQDESILDTIGSWSGTLLREQLGSGGALRTPLFREVEHTLDCPFYTTLDRLDHRWTIENFNVTGHHMLETPYFRYTSREILALGIRDFSSSQFTYQQELQQLESWVKECRLDQLPFARQKLAYFYLSAAGTMFPPELSDARILWAKNGVLTTVVDDFFDVGGSKEELENLVTLVEMWDEHHKIEFYSEQVEIVFSSIYNSVNQLGAKASLLQDRNVTKHLIQIWLDLLKSMMTEVEWRMRKYVPTEEEYMKNASLTFALGPIVLPALYFVGPKIPESVVKDPEYNELFRLMSTCGRLLNDVQTFEREYGEGKLNSVSLLVLHGGCTSISEARRELQKPIDTCRRDLLRLVLGEEGAVPRPCKELFWKMCKVCYFFYSGTDGFSSPVEKAREVDAVINEPLKLEGSHASLPVV